A single genomic interval of Nocardioides nitrophenolicus harbors:
- the recA gene encoding recombinase RecA: MAGDDRQKALETALLNIEKQYGKGSVMRLGDDSRAPLDVIPTGSIALDVALGIGGLPRGRVVEIYGPESSGKTTVSLHAVASAQAAGGIVAFIDAEHALDPEYAKALGVDTDALLVSQPDSGEQALEIADMLIRSGALDLIVIDSVAALVPRAEIEGEMGDSHVGLQARLMSQALRKMTGALNQSKTTAIFINQLREKIGVMFGSPETTTGGRALKFYSSVRLDVRRIETLKDGTDMVGNRTRVKVVKNKVAPPFKQAEFDIMYGKGISREGSLIDVGVEAGLIRKAGAWYTYEGDQLGQGKENARTFLKDNPDLANELEKKILEKLGVTPTVDGEFNDLSDEPIGVDSF; the protein is encoded by the coding sequence ATGGCTGGAGACGACCGGCAGAAGGCGCTCGAGACCGCCCTGCTCAACATCGAGAAGCAGTACGGCAAGGGATCGGTGATGCGGCTCGGCGACGACTCGCGGGCTCCCCTGGACGTGATCCCGACCGGCTCGATCGCGCTCGACGTGGCGCTCGGCATCGGAGGCCTCCCGCGAGGCCGCGTGGTGGAGATCTACGGACCTGAGTCCAGCGGTAAGACCACGGTCTCGCTGCACGCCGTGGCCAGTGCCCAGGCGGCCGGCGGCATCGTCGCCTTCATCGACGCCGAGCACGCGCTCGACCCCGAGTACGCCAAGGCCCTCGGCGTCGACACCGACGCCCTCCTCGTCTCCCAGCCCGACTCCGGTGAGCAGGCCCTCGAGATCGCCGACATGCTGATCCGCTCCGGCGCCCTCGACCTGATCGTCATCGACTCCGTCGCCGCGCTCGTGCCCCGCGCCGAGATCGAGGGCGAGATGGGCGACAGCCACGTCGGCCTCCAGGCCCGCCTCATGTCGCAGGCCCTGCGCAAGATGACCGGTGCCCTCAACCAGTCCAAGACGACCGCGATCTTCATCAACCAGCTGCGCGAGAAGATCGGCGTCATGTTCGGCTCGCCCGAGACCACCACCGGTGGTCGCGCGCTGAAGTTCTACTCCTCGGTGCGCCTCGACGTACGCCGCATCGAGACGCTCAAGGACGGCACCGACATGGTCGGCAACCGCACCCGGGTCAAGGTCGTCAAGAACAAGGTCGCCCCGCCGTTCAAGCAGGCCGAGTTCGACATCATGTACGGCAAGGGCATCTCCCGCGAGGGCAGCCTGATCGACGTCGGCGTCGAGGCGGGCCTGATCCGCAAGGCCGGCGCCTGGTACACCTACGAGGGCGACCAGCTCGGGCAGGGCAAGGAGAACGCCCGCACCTTCCTCAAGGACAACCCCGACCTGGCCAACGAGCTGGAGAAGAAGATCCTCGAGAAGCTCGGCGTCACCCCCACCGTCGACGGCGAGTTCAACGACCTCTCCGACGAGCCGATCGGCGTCGACAGTTTCTGA
- a CDS encoding DinB family protein, protein MSNETTAEIVPDTKDWTWVLDRPCPDCGYDPTAVDRVAFGDVIRDNADFWVSVLESPRADVRPTPTVWSPTEYACHIRDVHRVFLGRVEQMLAEPDPRFANWDQDETAVAERYDEQRPAAVVPDLVAAADAVADAYDAVPDDAWARPGRRSNGSVFTVETLGRYHLHDLVHHRWDVRWIMGE, encoded by the coding sequence GTGAGCAACGAGACCACCGCCGAGATCGTCCCCGACACCAAGGACTGGACCTGGGTGCTCGACCGTCCGTGCCCCGACTGCGGGTACGACCCGACGGCCGTCGACCGGGTGGCCTTCGGCGACGTCATCCGCGACAACGCGGACTTCTGGGTGTCGGTGCTCGAGTCGCCGCGCGCGGACGTCCGGCCCACGCCGACGGTCTGGTCGCCGACCGAGTACGCCTGCCACATCCGCGACGTCCACCGCGTCTTCCTCGGCCGGGTCGAGCAGATGCTGGCCGAGCCCGACCCGCGGTTCGCGAACTGGGACCAGGACGAGACCGCCGTCGCCGAGCGCTACGACGAGCAGCGGCCCGCGGCCGTCGTACCCGACCTGGTGGCGGCGGCCGACGCCGTCGCCGACGCCTACGACGCGGTGCCCGACGACGCCTGGGCCCGGCCGGGGCGGCGCAGCAACGGCAGCGTCTTCACCGTCGAGACGCTCGGGCGATACCACCTGCACGACCTGGTGCACCACCGCTGGGACGTCCGGTGGATCATGGGGGAGTGA
- a CDS encoding phosphoribosyltransferase, with product MTTDPAPAPEREILTYELFGTAVRDLAQQVVDDGFEPDIVLAIARGGLGLAMGLGYALDVKNLSAVNVEFYTGVNERLDVPMMLPPTPAAIDLTGMKVLIADDVADTGKTLEVVRDFFADHVAEARTAVIYEKPWTVIRPEYVWRRTDAWIDFPWSSTPPLVDRRGGMAH from the coding sequence GTGACGACTGACCCGGCGCCGGCGCCCGAGCGCGAGATCCTGACCTACGAACTGTTCGGCACCGCGGTGCGCGACCTCGCGCAGCAGGTGGTCGACGACGGCTTCGAGCCCGACATCGTGCTGGCGATCGCCCGGGGCGGGCTCGGCCTCGCCATGGGCCTCGGCTACGCGCTCGACGTGAAGAACCTGTCGGCTGTCAACGTCGAATTCTACACCGGCGTCAACGAGCGCCTCGACGTCCCCATGATGCTGCCGCCGACGCCGGCTGCCATCGACCTGACCGGCATGAAGGTCCTCATCGCCGACGACGTGGCCGACACCGGCAAGACGCTGGAGGTGGTGCGCGACTTCTTCGCCGACCACGTTGCCGAGGCCCGCACGGCGGTGATCTACGAGAAGCCGTGGACGGTGATCCGTCCGGAGTACGTCTGGCGCCGCACTGACGCGTGGATCGACTTCCCCTGGTCGTCCACGCCACCGTTGGTGGACCGCCGCGGTGGGATGGCGCACTGA
- a CDS encoding MFS transporter, whose product MTGLAEPDLVLGGVQRRTVRVLVLTQAVGAVGITIGIATASLLARDLSGSESMAGLAQTAQVLGAAVISFLLAPLMARRGRRTGLVTGYVVGSAGALTAVLAGVAGSMVLLLVGAMMLGATTSANNAARYAATDLATDDNRARSLSLVVWATTIGAVAGPNLTGPAGSFADAVGIPELTGPFAIGAIGMLTAAVLVGLLLRPDPLLLAQEAAARAVPGGVRTGSSWSRAAATVRERPVLGYAIAGLALTHATMIGVMTMTPLHMEHGGSGLEVIGIVISVHVLGMFAFSPLVGMLADRVGRPPVLAAGGVVLLAALLLCASSPSGMSWEVTAGLFLLGVGWSLAMVSASTLVAEHAPLDVRTDVQGVSDLVMGLTAAAAGAVAGVVVGGAGYPALALGSLLLVVGVLGCAARAIAESRGATRRLA is encoded by the coding sequence GTGACCGGGCTGGCCGAGCCCGACCTGGTCCTCGGCGGGGTGCAGCGGCGCACCGTCCGCGTCCTCGTGCTCACCCAGGCCGTCGGCGCGGTCGGCATCACCATCGGCATCGCCACCGCGTCCCTGCTCGCGCGCGACCTCTCGGGCTCGGAGTCGATGGCCGGCCTGGCCCAGACCGCGCAGGTGCTCGGCGCGGCGGTCATCTCGTTCCTGCTGGCGCCGCTGATGGCGCGACGGGGGCGTCGTACGGGACTGGTGACGGGCTACGTCGTCGGCTCGGCCGGCGCGCTGACCGCGGTACTGGCCGGCGTGGCCGGCTCGATGGTGCTGCTCCTCGTCGGCGCGATGATGCTCGGCGCGACCACCTCCGCCAACAACGCCGCGCGGTATGCCGCCACCGACCTCGCCACCGACGACAACCGGGCGCGGTCGCTGTCCCTCGTCGTGTGGGCCACCACGATCGGCGCCGTCGCCGGACCGAACCTGACCGGGCCGGCCGGGTCCTTCGCCGACGCCGTCGGCATCCCGGAGCTGACGGGCCCGTTCGCGATCGGGGCGATCGGCATGCTCACCGCGGCGGTCCTGGTCGGGCTCCTGCTGCGCCCCGACCCGCTGCTCCTCGCACAGGAGGCGGCCGCGCGGGCGGTGCCGGGCGGCGTGCGGACGGGGTCGTCGTGGAGCCGGGCCGCGGCCACGGTGCGCGAGCGGCCGGTCCTGGGGTACGCCATCGCCGGGCTCGCGCTCACCCACGCCACCATGATCGGCGTGATGACGATGACGCCGCTGCACATGGAGCACGGCGGCTCCGGGCTCGAGGTGATCGGCATCGTCATCAGCGTCCACGTCCTCGGCATGTTCGCCTTCTCGCCGCTGGTCGGCATGCTCGCCGACCGGGTCGGCCGGCCGCCCGTGCTCGCCGCCGGGGGAGTCGTGCTGCTCGCCGCGCTGCTGCTGTGCGCGTCCTCGCCGAGCGGGATGTCGTGGGAGGTGACCGCCGGGCTGTTCCTGCTCGGCGTCGGCTGGTCGCTCGCGATGGTCTCGGCGTCCACCCTGGTCGCCGAGCACGCGCCGCTCGACGTACGCACCGACGTGCAGGGCGTCTCCGACCTCGTCATGGGCCTGACCGCCGCTGCCGCGGGAGCGGTCGCCGGCGTCGTGGTCGGCGGTGCCGGCTATCCCGCCCTCGCCCTCGGCAGCCTGCTGCTCGTCGTCGGCGTCCTCGGCTGCGCGGCCCGGGCGATCGCCGAGTCGCGCGGCGCGACACGCCGACTCGCCTGA
- a CDS encoding DM13 domain-containing protein, with amino-acid sequence MSRRRAIWLSVGGVLVVALVAGLAVFQPWLLVVDRTADETDDPAAVVGTATGGLGDTSVPSAPGAELTRVVLASADFIDGEHGTSGTATIYRRSDGTRFLRIEDLDTSNGPDLHVWLSDRPSGGDCAGCRDSWGIYDDDAYVRLGELKGNQGSQNYEIPASADLSSMRSVVIWCDRFNVAFGTAPLA; translated from the coding sequence ATGTCCCGCAGGCGCGCGATCTGGCTCTCCGTCGGTGGCGTCCTCGTGGTCGCCCTCGTCGCCGGGCTGGCGGTCTTCCAGCCCTGGCTACTGGTCGTCGACCGCACCGCCGACGAGACCGACGACCCCGCCGCCGTCGTCGGTACGGCGACCGGCGGGCTCGGCGACACCAGCGTGCCCTCGGCGCCGGGCGCGGAGCTGACCCGGGTGGTGCTCGCGTCGGCGGACTTCATCGACGGCGAGCACGGCACGTCGGGCACGGCCACGATCTACCGCCGTAGCGACGGCACTCGGTTCCTGCGCATCGAGGACCTCGACACCTCGAACGGCCCCGACCTCCACGTCTGGCTCAGCGACCGGCCCAGCGGCGGCGACTGCGCCGGCTGCCGCGATTCGTGGGGCATCTACGACGACGACGCCTACGTCCGGCTCGGCGAGCTGAAGGGCAACCAGGGCAGCCAGAACTACGAGATCCCGGCCTCGGCGGACCTGTCGTCGATGCGCTCGGTCGTCATCTGGTGCGACCGCTTCAACGTCGCGTTCGGCACCGCACCTCTAGCCTGA
- a CDS encoding DUF389 domain-containing protein, protein MQHLRITSPRDLTPAVIDALRGDPAVTGLTCVHGASLVPEGDVVEADVPREAVNDVVDALRTIGVPREGAIHVVPVATWLSQPALDAERRTPGSSADSVVWADVTQRAYEESELNWTFLTFMSLATLIASIAIVLDSQILVIGAMVLGPEFVPIAALGLALVRRRPSLLRYAVRSLLVGFAVAIAFATLAALAARALGWVTLDQVTAPRPATAFVYTPDKWSFIVAVVAAAAGALSLTSAKVGGLSGVFISVTTIPAAGNVALGLAFGVPDEIRGSLLQLLLNISGMAVAGWLTLAFQQAVWSRMSERRALLAARIRRRD, encoded by the coding sequence GTGCAGCACCTGCGGATCACCTCGCCCCGCGACCTGACTCCCGCCGTCATCGACGCGCTCCGGGGCGACCCGGCGGTCACCGGTCTCACCTGCGTGCACGGCGCGTCCCTGGTGCCCGAGGGCGACGTCGTCGAGGCGGACGTGCCTCGCGAGGCGGTCAACGACGTCGTCGACGCGCTGCGTACGATCGGCGTGCCGCGGGAGGGCGCGATCCACGTGGTCCCGGTCGCGACCTGGCTCTCGCAGCCGGCCCTGGACGCGGAGCGCCGTACGCCGGGGTCGTCGGCCGACTCCGTGGTGTGGGCCGACGTCACCCAGCGCGCCTACGAGGAGTCCGAGCTCAACTGGACCTTCCTGACGTTCATGAGCCTGGCCACCCTCATCGCCAGCATCGCCATCGTCCTGGACTCGCAGATCCTCGTGATCGGCGCGATGGTGCTGGGGCCGGAGTTCGTGCCGATCGCGGCGCTCGGCCTCGCCCTCGTACGACGGCGCCCGTCCCTGCTGCGCTACGCCGTCCGCTCGCTGCTGGTCGGCTTCGCGGTCGCCATCGCCTTCGCCACGCTCGCCGCGCTCGCGGCGCGGGCGCTCGGCTGGGTCACGCTCGACCAGGTGACCGCGCCGCGGCCCGCGACGGCCTTCGTCTACACGCCCGACAAGTGGTCCTTCATCGTCGCGGTCGTCGCCGCCGCGGCAGGAGCCCTCTCGCTCACCTCGGCCAAGGTCGGCGGGCTCTCGGGCGTGTTCATCTCCGTCACCACGATCCCGGCGGCCGGCAACGTCGCGCTGGGCCTGGCGTTCGGCGTCCCCGACGAGATCCGCGGCAGCCTGCTCCAGCTGCTGCTCAACATCTCCGGGATGGCGGTCGCCGGCTGGCTGACGCTCGCCTTCCAGCAGGCGGTGTGGAGCCGGATGTCCGAGCGACGCGCGCTGCTGGCGGCCAGGATCCGCCGGCGGGACTGA
- a CDS encoding polyphosphate kinase 2 family protein, with translation MGFPLSDLTSTLRIAPGPIDLSRIDTDAAPGFDGGKKEGEAALADLGPTLADLQERLFADGKSGGRRSILLVLQGMDTSGKGGTLRSTVGLVDPQGVRITSFKAPSEEERAHDFLWRITKALPPVGLIGVFDRSHYEDVLIARVRELAPPEEIERRYDAINAWEAELAAEGTTIIKCMLHISAAEQKERLLARLDDETKHWKYNPGDVDERELWPAYQEAYEIAIARTNTEVAPWHVIPADKKWYRNLAIGTLLHDALRSFDLGWPKADFDVAHEKQRLVDEKPW, from the coding sequence ATGGGCTTTCCTCTCTCGGACCTCACGTCCACGCTGCGCATCGCGCCCGGTCCGATCGACCTGAGCCGGATCGACACCGACGCCGCTCCCGGCTTCGACGGCGGCAAGAAGGAGGGCGAGGCCGCGCTGGCCGACCTGGGCCCGACCCTGGCCGACCTCCAGGAGCGGCTGTTCGCCGACGGCAAGTCCGGTGGCCGGCGCAGCATCCTGCTGGTGCTCCAGGGCATGGACACCTCCGGGAAGGGCGGCACGCTGCGCTCGACGGTGGGCCTGGTCGATCCCCAGGGCGTGCGGATCACCTCCTTCAAGGCGCCGAGCGAGGAGGAGCGGGCTCACGACTTCCTGTGGCGGATCACCAAGGCGCTGCCTCCGGTCGGCCTGATCGGCGTCTTCGACCGCTCCCACTACGAGGACGTGCTCATCGCGCGGGTGCGCGAGCTCGCTCCGCCGGAGGAGATCGAGCGGCGCTACGACGCGATCAACGCCTGGGAGGCCGAGCTGGCGGCCGAGGGCACCACGATCATCAAGTGCATGCTGCACATCTCGGCGGCGGAGCAGAAGGAGCGCCTGCTGGCGCGGCTCGACGACGAGACCAAGCACTGGAAGTACAACCCGGGCGACGTCGACGAGCGCGAGCTGTGGCCGGCCTACCAGGAGGCGTACGAGATCGCGATCGCGCGCACCAACACCGAGGTGGCGCCGTGGCATGTCATCCCGGCCGACAAGAAGTGGTACCGCAACCTCGCGATCGGGACCCTGCTCCACGACGCGCTGCGCTCCTTCGACCTCGGCTGGCCGAAGGCCGACTTCGACGTCGCCCACGAGAAGCAGCGCCTCGTCGACGAGAAGCCGTGGTGA
- a CDS encoding DUF3046 domain-containing protein — protein sequence MRHTEFWARMDRNLGDGYARVWADSFVIGTLDHRTPSQALADGVSPKEVWRAVWEVRELPESER from the coding sequence GTGAGGCACACCGAGTTCTGGGCACGCATGGACCGCAACCTCGGTGACGGCTACGCCCGGGTGTGGGCCGACAGCTTCGTGATCGGCACGCTCGACCACCGCACCCCGAGCCAGGCGCTCGCCGACGGCGTCTCGCCGAAGGAGGTCTGGCGCGCGGTCTGGGAGGTGCGCGAGCTCCCGGAGAGCGAGCGGTGA
- a CDS encoding regulatory protein RecX: MRDEEPPDDDGWTEDADPESVARKILLDQLSLKARSRHELADRLAKRNVPTEVATRLLDRFEEVGLVDDEAFARAWVEGRQRSRGLATKALAAELRRKGVDDDTTKTVLAEVDPTREEEAAAALVRKKLRTLRGVEPPVATRRLVGMLARKGYSPGVAYAVVRRELGAAAGSLDAGAEWAGDD; the protein is encoded by the coding sequence ATGCGCGACGAAGAACCTCCCGACGACGACGGCTGGACCGAGGACGCCGACCCCGAGTCGGTGGCCCGCAAGATCCTCCTCGACCAGCTCAGCCTCAAGGCCCGCAGCCGCCACGAGCTCGCGGACCGTCTGGCCAAGCGCAATGTGCCGACCGAGGTGGCGACCCGCCTGCTCGACCGCTTCGAGGAGGTCGGCCTGGTCGACGACGAGGCCTTCGCCCGCGCCTGGGTCGAGGGCCGGCAGCGCAGCCGCGGCCTCGCGACGAAGGCGCTGGCCGCCGAGCTGCGGCGCAAGGGCGTCGACGACGACACCACGAAGACCGTGTTGGCCGAGGTCGACCCCACCCGGGAGGAGGAGGCGGCGGCGGCCCTGGTCCGCAAGAAGCTGCGCACCCTGCGCGGCGTGGAGCCACCGGTCGCGACCCGGCGGCTGGTGGGGATGTTGGCGCGCAAGGGCTACTCGCCCGGCGTCGCCTACGCCGTCGTACGACGTGAGCTCGGGGCCGCGGCCGGATCGCTGGACGCCGGTGCAGAATGGGCGGGTGACGACTGA
- a CDS encoding formimidoylglutamate deiminase encodes MTAYLLERAWVDGRVRDTVRVEVEHGRITSVDPDATTTGIPLRGLTLPGLANTHSHAFHRALRGRTQTDRGTFWTWREQMYAVAGRLDPDTYYELAKATYAEMVAAGYTSVGEFHYLHHQAGGTPYDEPNAMGNALLAAARDAGIRITLLDTLYLSSGFGAAPEGVQRRFSDGTAEAWHERVFALAPLTGAASLIGVAAHSVRAVPADALKAFAPYVADGVPVHVHLSEQVKENADCVAAHGVTPTRLLADHGVLGPMTSAVHATHLTDEDIRLLGEARAFASFCPTTERDLGDGIGPARALQEAGSVLTLGSDSHAVIDAFEEMRAVEMDERLATQARGHWTAAELLLAGTADGHRSLGFADAGAIAVGQRADLVTIDLASPRTAGTGRDEHAAVFAAAAADVTHVVVDGKVVFEGDHGAVGRSLDDVIGRIWNP; translated from the coding sequence GTGACGGCGTACCTGCTCGAGCGGGCGTGGGTCGACGGCCGGGTCCGGGACACCGTCCGGGTCGAGGTCGAGCACGGGCGGATCACCTCCGTCGATCCCGACGCCACGACCACCGGCATCCCGCTGCGCGGGCTCACCCTGCCCGGCCTCGCCAACACCCACAGCCACGCCTTCCACCGGGCCCTGCGCGGGCGCACCCAGACCGACCGCGGCACCTTCTGGACCTGGCGCGAGCAGATGTACGCCGTGGCCGGGCGGCTCGATCCCGACACGTACTACGAGCTGGCCAAGGCCACGTACGCCGAGATGGTCGCGGCCGGCTACACCTCGGTCGGCGAGTTCCACTACCTCCACCACCAGGCCGGCGGGACGCCGTACGACGAGCCCAACGCGATGGGCAACGCCCTCCTCGCCGCGGCCCGCGACGCCGGCATCCGGATCACTTTGCTCGACACGCTCTACCTGTCGAGCGGCTTCGGCGCCGCCCCCGAGGGCGTGCAGCGCCGCTTCTCCGACGGCACCGCGGAGGCCTGGCACGAGCGCGTCTTCGCGCTCGCCCCGCTGACCGGCGCCGCCTCCCTGATCGGTGTCGCGGCCCACTCGGTGCGCGCGGTCCCCGCCGACGCGCTGAAGGCGTTCGCCCCCTACGTCGCGGACGGCGTACCGGTCCACGTGCACCTCTCCGAGCAGGTCAAGGAGAACGCCGACTGCGTCGCCGCCCACGGCGTCACGCCGACCCGACTGCTCGCCGACCACGGCGTGCTCGGCCCGATGACGAGCGCGGTCCACGCCACCCACCTGACCGACGAGGACATCCGACTGTTGGGGGAGGCGCGCGCGTTCGCGTCGTTCTGCCCCACCACCGAGCGCGATCTCGGCGACGGCATCGGCCCGGCGCGCGCGCTGCAGGAGGCCGGATCGGTGCTGACGCTCGGCTCCGACAGCCACGCGGTCATCGACGCCTTCGAGGAGATGCGCGCCGTGGAGATGGACGAGCGCCTCGCCACCCAGGCCCGCGGCCACTGGACCGCCGCCGAGCTGCTGCTCGCCGGCACCGCCGACGGCCACCGCAGCCTCGGCTTCGCCGACGCGGGCGCGATCGCGGTCGGCCAGCGCGCCGATCTCGTCACCATCGACCTCGCCTCGCCCCGTACCGCCGGGACCGGCCGGGACGAGCACGCCGCCGTCTTCGCCGCGGCCGCGGCCGACGTCACGCACGTCGTGGTCGACGGCAAGGTCGTGTTCGAGGGCGACCACGGCGCCGTCGGGCGCTCCCTCGACGACGTGATCGGAAGGATCTGGAACCCATGA
- the hutI gene encoding imidazolonepropionase, which translates to MSLLITNIGELVTNDPAAEPGDLLGVRTDAAVVLTDGVVSWVGAAADAPAADEVVDAQGRAVLPGFVDSHSHLVFAGDRSLEFQARMAGESYAAGGIRTTVAATRAASDDQLAAGVARHVAEMRRQGTTTLEIKSGYGLSVEDEARSLRVAREFTDETTFLGAHVVAPEYADDPAGYVDLVTGPMLEAAAPHARWIDVFCERGAFDEDQARTILAAGAAVGLKGRLHANQLGEGPGVRLAAELGLTAVDHCTYLSDDDVHALRDAGTVATLLPGVEFSTKHPYPSGRRLIDAGVTVALASDCNPGSCYTSSLPFCIALAVREMGMTPAEAVWAATAGGAAALGRTDVGRVVVGGRADLQLLDAPTHVHLAYRPGVPLVVRTWSA; encoded by the coding sequence ATGAGCCTGCTCATCACCAACATCGGCGAGCTGGTCACCAACGACCCCGCCGCTGAGCCGGGCGACCTGCTCGGCGTGCGCACCGACGCGGCCGTCGTCCTCACCGACGGCGTCGTCTCGTGGGTCGGTGCGGCCGCCGACGCGCCCGCCGCCGACGAGGTCGTCGACGCCCAGGGCCGCGCGGTGCTGCCCGGCTTCGTCGACAGCCACAGCCACCTGGTGTTCGCGGGCGACCGGTCGCTGGAGTTCCAGGCCCGGATGGCGGGGGAGTCCTACGCCGCGGGCGGCATCCGCACCACCGTCGCGGCCACCCGTGCGGCGTCCGACGACCAGCTCGCGGCCGGCGTCGCACGCCACGTCGCCGAGATGCGCCGCCAGGGCACGACCACGCTCGAGATCAAGTCCGGCTACGGCCTGTCGGTCGAGGACGAGGCCCGCTCGCTGCGCGTCGCCCGTGAGTTCACCGACGAGACGACCTTCCTCGGCGCCCACGTCGTCGCCCCCGAGTACGCCGACGACCCGGCCGGCTACGTCGACCTGGTCACCGGCCCGATGCTCGAGGCCGCCGCCCCCCACGCGCGCTGGATCGACGTGTTCTGCGAGCGCGGCGCCTTCGACGAGGACCAGGCCCGCACCATTCTCGCCGCCGGTGCGGCCGTCGGCCTGAAGGGCCGCCTCCACGCCAACCAGCTCGGCGAGGGCCCCGGTGTCCGCCTCGCCGCCGAGCTCGGCCTCACCGCCGTCGACCACTGCACCTACCTCAGCGACGACGACGTCCACGCCCTGCGCGACGCCGGCACCGTCGCGACGCTGCTGCCCGGCGTCGAGTTCAGCACGAAGCACCCCTACCCGTCGGGCCGCCGGCTGATCGACGCCGGTGTCACCGTCGCGCTCGCCAGCGACTGCAACCCGGGCTCCTGCTACACGAGCTCGCTGCCGTTCTGCATCGCGCTCGCCGTCCGGGAGATGGGGATGACGCCCGCCGAGGCGGTCTGGGCCGCGACCGCCGGCGGCGCCGCCGCCCTCGGTCGCACCGACGTGGGCCGCGTCGTGGTCGGCGGCCGGGCCGACCTGCAGCTGCTCGACGCGCCCACCCACGTGCACCTCGCCTACCGGCCCGGCGTGCCACTCGTCGTCCGGACCTGGAGCGCGTGA
- a CDS encoding ABC transporter ATP-binding protein — translation MIAFDEVTSSYGRRVALDRLSFAAGPGTCALLGPNGAGKTTALAVTMGLRPFDGRISIDGSPVATGRVRPRQSRVGYLPQRFDLAGGLPVEDTVAYAAWINGRSRRDCGRLALDALTRVGLVDKRRHRARTLSGGERQRLGIACAISHRPTLLLLDEPTVGLDPNQRARLRGYLREIATSCMVMVATHLLEDVQVIADRVVVINRGAAVFQGTTDEMAALTSPDREPHETALESAYRRLVASTDAA, via the coding sequence GTGATCGCATTCGACGAGGTGACCTCGAGCTACGGACGCCGCGTCGCTCTGGACCGGCTGTCCTTCGCGGCGGGTCCGGGCACCTGCGCGCTCCTCGGACCGAACGGCGCGGGAAAGACCACGGCCCTGGCGGTGACCATGGGGCTGCGGCCGTTCGATGGGCGGATCTCCATCGACGGCTCTCCGGTAGCTACCGGCCGCGTGCGACCGCGCCAGTCTCGCGTCGGCTACTTGCCACAGCGGTTCGACCTCGCCGGCGGCCTTCCGGTCGAGGACACGGTGGCCTATGCGGCCTGGATCAACGGCCGGTCTCGGCGGGACTGCGGGCGCCTTGCCCTCGATGCCCTGACCCGGGTCGGCCTCGTCGACAAGCGGCGGCACCGGGCGCGGACGCTGTCGGGCGGGGAGCGACAGCGGCTCGGCATCGCCTGCGCGATATCCCACCGACCCACGCTCCTCCTCCTCGACGAACCGACCGTCGGTCTCGACCCGAACCAGCGGGCCCGACTGCGGGGCTATCTGCGAGAGATCGCCACGTCCTGCATGGTCATGGTGGCGACCCACCTACTGGAGGACGTCCAGGTGATCGCCGACCGCGTCGTCGTGATCAATCGGGGCGCCGCGGTGTTCCAGGGGACGACCGACGAGATGGCCGCGCTGACAAGCCCCGACCGGGAGCCGCATGAGACAGCCCTCGAGTCGGCATACCGACGCCTGGTCGCGTCGACGGACGCCGCGTGA